DNA sequence from the Saimiri boliviensis isolate mSaiBol1 chromosome 5, mSaiBol1.pri, whole genome shotgun sequence genome:
CATAACTAGGCACTAACTCCCCCAAGCAGGATCTATCAGAAATGGGGCCGGGTGCACTGCATTCTGGGATTTGTAGTCCCCAGGAGCCAGCACCAAACACCCAAGGAAGAGAGTGAACAGGCTAAGACTACTGCTGCCTCccacccagcccccacccaccacccaggCCCCGGCTCTACACTCAGCAAGGGTGAGGGAGAGGAATGGAGGGTCCCCTCCCAGCACATGGGGGAGGGCGCTGTCCTGTTGGAACTGTGCAGCGACTCTGGATCCCGGCATCCAGCTCAGAACACATCTGGGGAGAGAGCAGGGGCGGGGTGACAGGAGAGAGCATCAGCGGCAAGCTGTGGAGGATGGAGCCGAGCATGCAGACCTGGGCTGGCCGCACGGCCTCTCCCTAAGCCCTGATGTGTGGTGGGGAAGCAGTACGGGAGCAGTCCCCTCCTAGCCTCCCTCCTGGGTCCCCCTGGCTCTATCCCACCTCTCCAGGGTGAGCCAGCCTCACCTCTGCCTAGTCCTGAGGCTGAgggcaggctgaggcagcaagAGGAAAGGAGGAATAGCGGGCTCCAGTTCTGAATCTGGACAGCTGAGAGGCTCCCGCCCCACCCAGCTAGCCTCCCCAGAAGATCTCACAGCCCTACCGGCCCCAGCATCTTCCTTGCCACATTGAGGCCTTCtcggggaaggaaggaagaagggagtcCTAGCCAGACAGCAGTGAAAGCAAGCGACGCGGCCCGCAGGGAGTTGCAGAGAgaatgggaggaaggagaagcaaCACCAGAAGAGAAGCAACAGAGACGGTCAGAGTGCAGCATGGCACAGAAACCAGGGTGGGGTCTGCAGCTGGACCAGGAGAGCAGGAGGCTCCACTTGGCCTGTGCTGCTCCCCAGTGAAGCTGCTGGCTCCAGCTCAGACAACCCCAGGCCAAGTCCTCCTTCCTGGACACCATCAGCAAAACAGGTGGCAGAGGACCTGGGCACAAAAGGCCCAGCCCAAACTACTAATGCCCCTTGGAGCTCCCCATCCAATAAATGCAGTCCAGCTCCCCAGGCCCTTCCACTGCCCTGACAGCCCCCACCCTCGGCTTCACCAGGGACCTATCAGCCTTGGGCTGAGCACAGCAAATCCCAAGTCCACACTGGGGTGCAGGGCGACCTGGGAGGGAAACTTGTGGAGGGAGCATGAAGTTGAAAACCGGTTCCTACAACTCAGGATACTCCTCTCTGCTCTCCCCACAGTGAGCCAGACCCCCAGTCAAGACCTGGACCAAGTCAGGTTGGGCCTGGTGTTCAGAGGATGAGGCAGCGAGAGGCCTTCTCCTCTGGGGATGGGCTGCGTTTGGTGGCTTCACCCCTCACACCCTCCTGGGCTCCCCCTACGCCTGATTCTTGGTGCTGGGCCTTGGACCGCCCCTGTCGTCGGTGCTGTGCCTCCCGCCCACCTGCGGGTTTCTTCCCAGCTGCCTCCATCTCTGACAGGCTGTAGGCCATGGCCAGCTGCAGGTCCTCATCCTCAGAGAGGTCACTGTCCAAGGGGCCTGAAGCAGGGGTCTGCTGGACCTGAGTGCCTCCCGACCTGGAGGTGACTGACGGCTGCTGCTCGCGACGGCTCAGCTCCAAGCCCAGTGCCAGGTCATCTGGGACACCTGCAAGAGTCACACCACCATAAGGCCCCAGCCTAGGCCAGGGGTATTACTGCCAGGCTGCCTCATGCAGTAATGACCCTGACCACTTACAGTCTCTCATTTGGAATTGGCACGCATGCATTTAGGCACATAGGGTCATGATTTTGAGCACAGGGAAGTATTCAGCTCTACCAGGTAGAAGCTCCTCCCCTTGGCCAAGTTACTCAACATCCTTActcctccctttcctcatctAGAAAGTAGGAatgatggccgggcacagtggctcatgcctgtaatcccaacactttgggaggccaaggtagaaggatcactggagcccaggagttcgaggccagactgggcaacatagtgagaccccatctctgaaaaatatttaaaaattagctgggcatggtagcacatgcctgtagtcccagctacacagggggctgaagtgggaggattgcttgaaccaaggagatcaaggctgcagtgagccataatcatgtcACTACATGCCAGGCTGGGCaccaaagcaagaccctgtcttaacaaaaaagaaaacaggaataatGATAGTGCCTTTGTACTCAAATGTTCCAATGATTAAATATGTCAGCCCACGTAAAGGACTTGGTGCACAGTGCCTGGAGTTGGCAGGTATGAAAGGTTAGCTAGTGACGACCCTGCACAGCATGGTGATAGAGGGAGAGTGCTGCTCTGGGAATCGTGCATCCTGAGTTCAACTCCCGGCTCTACCCCTTACTTGGAAGGAAAGTCTTGGGCCTGGGCTACTTGGAAGTTAGGGTCATTTATGCTGCCTCTCAGGCTCCCCAAATTAGAACTGGGTGGATACCATCTGCTCTGCTTATACCCCTAGATGCTTTAAGAATACAGAGGATATCGTATATGTGGAAGTGCTTTAAAAATAGTAAAGTGCTTTGCAAATGTAAGGCACCCCACTTACGGTGACGGTCGTGGCTCCCTGAGACTCCTCCGCCCCCTTCCTGGCATTGCCATCTCTGATCTTACCAGTCTGACCTGTAGCTGCCACTCCCTCCCAAGCCCTAAAGGAGTTCAGAGAGCAGCAGTTTGGGGAGGAGGTTGCTGGGTTGCAGCTGGGGCTTCCTGCCAGAGGCTGGATGGTGGAGCCGCTCCTCACCATTGATTGTGACTGACTTCAGCTGCCCGTCCTCCTCCACTTCCACCCGCTCCTGCCCGTTCTCCGTGATTCTGTGAGAGACAGCACAGTTCAGGCCACCAGCAGTGACAAAATCCTGCAGGTACTGGTCCCTGTTCTGGCCACCGCATAGAAAGTACAGGCTgggccctgccctcaaggagccaACTTTCTATTTGAACACAGCTCCTCCGCAGACCTCTCTCCCCTCTACGGGCCCAGAAGGAGCTCTGACCTGCGTGTGGTGATGCGGCGTCCTTGGACAAAGGTGGTAGATGTAGAAACAGAGCGAAAAGCACCAGCCCCGGGACTGAAGGAGAAAGATGAGGAGGAGAAATCTGGCATCGGgacaagggaggaggaggagaggtggtTAGAAGACTACTGCCTGTCGGAGTCACCGAGGCTCCAGGCCTCCTCGCAGGGCTGCTGGAGGCAGGGCTCCTGACACAGAGACAGGCTTGGAAAAGCAGCAAGCTCACACCAGGGGTTCCAGGCATCAGAGCTTGCAAAAGTGGGAAGGGGCAGAACTTACCGGACTGaccagggaaggaggaagagaaggtaaAGAAGGGGCCTGAGTGTCGGGAACCCCGGTTCTGAAGCTCTGAGAAGGGGCCCAAGTCATCTGCAACAAGTAAACAGGTCAGCAGTCATCTGGTGAAGACATTTCACCCCAAAAGTGTGTGGGCCCTGCTTTTAAGTCTGGAAGTATAAAAAAGTACCcgctgccaggcgcggtggcccacgcctgtaatcccagcactttgggaggccgagacgggtggatcacgaggtcaagagattgagaccatcctgggcaacatggtgaaaccccgtctctactaaaaatacaaaaattagctgggcatggtggtgcatgcctgtagtcccagctactcaggaggctgaggcaggagaattgcttgaacccaggagaaagaggttgcggtgagccgagatcgcgccattgcactccagcctgggtaacaagagcgaaactccgtctcaaaaaaaaaaaaaagtacccgcTAAGCAACTGGGTAGGGTTTTTCTTTTCCGCTTTTTAGTTGGGCTTATTTACAATTAAATTCCTTTTTAATGTTGACTTCAAAAACACTCACTGGTTAAGTCCGTCCAcaataaagaataaaggaaggaagggggggaAGAGGGATGGAGGACAGATGGCTCTTTCAGTTCAGCAAATCATCGTGACGTGATGACAGGCAGGCACAGCTAGGAGTCCGGCTCTGCCATTTGCTATGTGACTGGGCTATTAGctgtgccttggttttctcatctgcaaatgggGATAAAATTGCCCATCCCTCGGGGTTCACTAGAAAATTAGGAAATGTACAATATTTGGCACCTATCAATCATTTTAAAACACCAGTATCTGCTTTATAGATAACAATATTGTCACAAGATGCTTTGTCTCGATTTCCTGGCTGTTATTGTAGAGATCTAACAATGTATTATTGTTGTCGTCATTTAATAAGGTGAGTCTGTGAAGTGTCACTGTTGGATCACGGGGGTTCTGGCACATGTGAGGTTCTGTCCCAGCTCTCACTGGACCCAGCTCCACAAAAATCTCCTGTCCGTGGCATTCCCGTCCCCTCCCAGCCTTCTACCTCAGGGCCTCCCAGCTGATAGAACAGGCCTGGAAGGGGAAATTGAGCCATTCAGAGGCTTCCAGAGTCCACTCACCAAAGAGCTCTGCAAAAGGATCTCCACTCCCAAAGAACTCCCGGAAGACCTCCTCGGGGCTGCGGAAGGTGAAGGTGAAGCCTGGTCCACCACTGCCAGCTTCTGCCCGAGACGGGCCAGTTCCTGGAAAGGCAGGAAGAGGAGAAAGCTTAAGTCATGCATCTTGCCCTGAGCCGGGGGACCTCACCTGAGGCACGGCCAGGAGCCTGAGAGAGCATCCATTGCAAGACTCTGCCCTGCCCTCTCCCCCCTGCCCTACCCACCACTCCACCTACCTGCCCCTGTCAGCCCTTCCCGGCCATAGCGGTCATAGATCTCTCGCTTGTGCTCTGCAAAAAGAGACCAGATCACTTCACCCTCCCTCCGGGATGGCTTCCCCTCCCAAGATAGGACCCTCAAAGGATTGTCCAAAGACTGACACTTGGCGGGGGAAGGCAGGCACAGCAGGGGACCCAGGGGACATGGGCTATAAGTTTTAGCAGCAACTCAGCCTTTcacacagctttttttttctttgatatggagtcttgctctgtcagccaggctggagtccaatggcaccagcttggctcactgcaacctccacctcccgggttcaagcgattctcctgcctcagcctcctgagtagctaggattacaggcgtgagtcaccacacctggctaatttttgtatttttagtagagacagggtttcaccatcttggtctggctggtctcatgatccacctgcctcagcctcccagagtgctgggattacaggcatgagccaccacacccggctagctGGCCtcttttcatctggaaaatgggtatCATCACAGCACCTACCACATAGGGTTGTTGCAAAGATAAAATGAGACCATCCAAGTAAactgcctagcacagtgcctgacacataggaagtgttcaataaatgctaccTAATGATTACTACATTATTATTCACCAGGGCTTAGCCTAAATGGTATcacctcagagaggccttccacCATCACCAGCAGGTACACATTATTCCCTAGTACTCCACCCACCCTGCTTCTTCCCTCTGGAATACTCTTCACAAGCTGtaactgtgtctgtgtgtgtgcctgatgGGTATTGGTC
Encoded proteins:
- the DNAJB2 gene encoding dnaJ homolog subfamily B member 2 isoform X2, with the protein product MASYYEILDVPRSASADDIKKAYRRKALQWHPDKNPDNKEFAEKKFKEVAEAYEVLSDKHKREIYDRYGREGLTGAGTGPSRAEAGSGGPGFTFTFRSPEEVFREFFGSGDPFAELFDDLGPFSELQNRGSRHSGPFFTFSSSFPGQSDFSSSSFSFSPGAGAFRSVSTSTTFVQGRRITTRRITENGQERVEVEEDGQLKSVTINGVPDDLALGLELSRREQQPSVTSRSGGTQVQQTPASGPLDSDLSEDEDLQLAMAYSLSEMEAAGKKPADVF
- the DNAJB2 gene encoding dnaJ homolog subfamily B member 2 isoform X1; translated protein: MASYYEILDVPRSASADDIKKAYRRKALQWHPDKNPDNKEFAEKKFKEVAEAYEVLSDKHKREIYDRYGREGLTGAGTGPSRAEAGSGGPGFTFTFRSPEEVFREFFGSGDPFAELFDDLGPFSELQNRGSRHSGPFFTFSSSFPGQSDFSSSSFSFSPGAGAFRSVSTSTTFVQGRRITTRRITENGQERVEVEEDGQLKSVTINGVPDDLALGLELSRREQQPSVTSRSGGTQVQQTPASGPLDSDLSEDEDLQLAMAYSLSEMEAAGKKPAGGREAQHRRQGRSKAQHQESGVGGAQEGVRGEATKRSPSPEEKASRCLIL